The DNA region GACGTCGGCCTCCGCGTCGCCGGGCAGCGGCGCGCGCCGCCGCGGGATCGCCGTCGACGCGTACCAGAACGAGACTCCGCCGTTGATCATGCGCCTCTGATCATGCCGGGCCGGGGCCCGTCGGCCTGTACAGGCCGGGCGCGCCGATCAGGCCAGCGCGTAGAAGCGGATGCAGACCTGGCCCTGGTCCTCGCGGGCCAGGCCGACGAACACGGTCTCGGCCAGCCAGCGGTGGGCGGGCGCGTCGGTCCGGAAGACCGGCGCCGTCCGGTAGTACCACTGCGACGGATCGACCTCCTCGCCCGCGATCAGGCGCTGCTCCACATCCTCGCTCGCGCGCCAGAAGCCGCGGTTGACGATGTCGATCAGCGTCCCGTCGGAGGCCCGCAGCAGGTAGCGCGCGTCGAGCTCGGTGGCGTCGCCGCGCTTGGTCGACCAGTCGCCGCCACCGGCGACGACGGTCCCCTGCAAGAGGGGACCGTCGACGGTGCCGCCGGTGATCGGCGTGAACCACAGCTCCTCGCCGACCCCGTGG from Conexibacter woesei Iso977N includes:
- a CDS encoding DUF3237 domain-containing protein, with product MPALPDPELTFAFEARVSVAPSERIGHGVGEELWFTPITGGTVDGPLLQGTVVAGGGDWSTKRGDATELDARYLLRASDGTLIDIVNRGFWRASEDVEQRLIAGEEVDPSQWYYRTAPVFRTDAPAHRWLAETVFVGLAREDQGQVCIRFYALA